TAGATGAGCATATAGAATAAGTAATTTAGATGGCGTTTGATTTAAGGATTTGAGAATGAGAGAATGGATTCATTCTCAAATCTTatgtttgattgatgaaaatgaaattaaaattttgaaatgaaatacaAAAATTTGATATTGATGAAACTCACCTCCTTCCTTAGTTTTGATGAAAATGAGAATTAAATTTTAgacgaaaatacccttaatagttctgttcaatttttctttcatatcattttctatctccttgttctctctcatcatgcattctctctcctcattttatcatcatactttctcactcatcatactttctttctcctcaatctctctcatcagacattctctctcttcattttctctcatcacactttctctcttcaatctctcctagtacactttctctctcatcatactttatctttcctcattctctctcatcctgccatcatgctttctctcccatcacactctctttccttatttttctcatcacactttctctatcATGCTCcctctcatcatactctctctcaatctctcccatcatactctctcctcattttctctcatcacactttctctctattcattctcccatcacactctctctcatcacatttctctctcctcatcctctctcatcatgctctctcccatcacatCCCTCAGGAcaatctagtggctagcgcatgaggtgttgccaccatgaggtctggagtTCAAATCTCAGCATAGCCAAGGTAAAAACTTCCCTCATGCAccagtcactatttcaaaggctagtagtcacccgtgatttacctcctccatgttgccctaggacgggttggcgggggcactgAAGGCGAGCGtagtcgccttttgccaccatgctctctcccatcacactctttcttcattttcacTTATCAcattttccctctcttcattctttcccatcatattttctctctcatcatgatctctcatatatttttctctcacattcaactttctctcacatataatttttctcttattttcttctaaggataaaaaggaaattttggtttattccgatagaaaatattcaactaaccaaacattatttttaagagtgatatccatgcttatactcattctcattccacaatactatgattcgCATTCCGATTCTGATTCCTATTAAAGAACCAAACGTCACCTTATAttgtaaatttattcttaaatcacTTTCAGGTTATCACAATTACAATTACAATTACAATTACAATGGCAAGCAATCCATCTTTGACGACATCCGTCACTCAACTTGAATCCGGAATTCTTAGGAGAAAGTCAAATGACATAAGATGAGAGTATGAGATGCtgattgatcctaagaacctcgacaaaattaaattcaagttgtGTGAAAAAACAATGTCAGGAGAGTACCTCTTCCACTTGAtccatggatagatatgcatcggtAATTGCTCCAGAAAATGTAGTTCGTAGGAGTAAAGTGTttcgccaaaaaaatataaatgaagcTCTTTTCAAAGaaagaactcaacaagttcaacaatatgcTAAGAGATAGGTTTATaaaaatggaatctcattcaatgttGTTGATAAAGATAtcttcaagcaactaatggaggcaatggatcaatttggaccaggattcaagcctccaactcaatatcagcTTAGGGAGTCACTGTTGAAAGCCAAAATTGAAAGAACAAAGCAACTACTAAAGAAACatgaagaatggacaaagaatggGTGCTCAATCATGAtagatgcatggagtgatagaaaaagaagcatcttaaatttgtgttATTGCAAGCAGGatactacatttttagagtcaCGAGGCACGTATGAACTTATTTTTGAATATGTTAccaagtgtgttgaacaagtaagaactcagaatattgttcagattgtaataggcaatgccaccaacaatatgattgcagctaaattgatgagagagcAACCTGGGATCTTTTGGAGCATATGTGAACTGTTAATCTgatgcttgaaagtattggcaagCTTTCACAATATAAAAAGGTTATTGAGCAAGCCAAATCTTTTACCATTGTCATTAATGCTCACTATAAGACTTTGTCATTGATGAGCAGTGTCACGAAGAAGAGTCATAGTCCGGCCAGGAGTTACTAGGTTTGcttcaaatttcctcacattccaaagtttgattgaaaaataaaatctcgTTTAGGggtcatgtttacaagtgatacgTAGGAGAAATGTATATAGTTGGCTTACTCTACTATGATGAACGTGAGTTTCtggaatggtgtgacactttatttaaaaatattttctcctTTTATAAGAGCTCTTCGATTAGTAGATGGAAATAGAAAGTCATCCACGGGGTTTCTATACTAGGAacttcttcaagctaaagaagatatcaaggtggccTTGAACATGGAATCAAATTATCAATCTATCATAGTGATTATTAActcaaaaatgaaggatagacttgatacatcattacATACCACTGTATTTTTATTGAATCcctatttttactataaagatagttctattactctttatgaggaggtcgcgaCAGGGATTTTTTAATGCATGAAAATTTTGCATGTCAATGAGTTAGATCTATaggatacaattattaacaaggaataTACAAAATACAAAGACAAGGCAgggttatttagaaaaatattggCAGCAAAAGTATGTGAAAAAAAtaatgatacatttgatccatgtgcatggtggagtacatacggtgTTCACACGCCTAATTTGCTAAGAgtggcattgaggatactttcattaactacaagtttatctgggtgtgaaagaaattggagtgtATTCGAAGAAGTAAACTTTAAACTTTAAGtctttaattaaaataaagtattaattttatattactataatatttactctcttttttttcaagattcatacaaagaagagaAATAGGTTAGATGTCAATAGATTGAACAATatagtatttgtccaatttaatgctagattgttaaacaaacaaaaaagagaaaaagaaatgaaTGTCGATGTGCTTCTTGTAAAAGATACTTCAAATGCAtaaggttggattgtggatggtgaggaacatgatgaagttgaactaggttccggACTCACATGGCAAATGattgatgaagcaagtggagcagatgaaaatctacaaccctGAAGAaactctagagtgagagaacttcacgAGGATGATTTTGCAttcgaagaagaagagaaggatcacaataatgatattgagtttgtgtccgataaAGAACAAGTTGCTGAAAATTATAGAGAaaaagaagtagaataaatatgtGATATTTGGTTGTGCAATTTTGAACTCGTTTTAAATTTGTTGTTATTGTATTGGAGTatgtgatttattatgtaatttatgttgatacCGTGGAATCCGTCTAGTGGCGCCTAGTCCCCGTCTAAGCAGCCTAGGCGCTGGTCTGGCGCTCGACTAGCGCTTAGCAAATTTTAAAACCTTGCCCTGAAGACCAACAACTCTcttttgaggaaaaaaaaaaacacttcctTCTCCATGCAATAAGCATGTTGAAAACCCTCTCAGATTCAAATATGTTCTAATAAACCATGCCCATCTCGATAACCCAAATCCTAGCATGCTCCACCTCAATAGTGATACTCAGTAACAAAGCAAGCTGACAACCCCTAATTCAAATATGTTGTAAAACACCATGCCCATCTCAGTAACCCAAATCCTAGCAATCTCCACCTTGATAGTGATACTCTAGAATGGTCTTGCTCCTCTAAATCTGCTCCACCACTTCACACACCAAAATCATCCACTTCTCTAGTTCAACCTTGGTTGATCGCATATAGCTAATCAGACTGATGATGCTTCTCGGCCATGGAGGGAGATCCCTTGGACTCTCCACCCCTATATGACCTGCAGATGTGCTCTTTTGCTCGTCTTATATTATGAGATACACTGTCACTTGAGAGTTCTGCATGTGTTATCtcatttgtcataaagatatcaCTAAATGAGAATAAGTCTTTCTACAATCATCCTGTTATATAGATCAGCCTACTATGAGTCACCctcaaaattctatttttttgcaTTGCAGTGGTACCACTCTAATTCTAATTGGCCAAGTGAAATGTGATTTCTCTCATCTTTGGGAAAGAGAAACCTGCCCCAAAATGTGTCATGCATGATCAAATAAGTTGGGCTTGCCTGCGCCAACACTCTAGATACTCCTCTGTGAATCATTCTGAAAGCTCATGGTCCTGTTTCACCTGCAAGAAAAGTCTGAAATACTTTCCTCCTAGTGCAAACATGCATCGGATAAGTTGAATCTAAATATTGAACCATAGAAAGGGCATTCTTTTTGTTGAAACAACAACAAACACAACTTACTCATCCACAATTGTCTACACATTCTCATGAGTCTCTGTATTCTTCTTTGGACAGTTTGTCTTGAAGTGCACATCTATCTTACATGCAATGAACATACTCTAAAAATCTTAAGTCACTTCTTGCCACCTAAGAAAGTATCCAACTAAGTAACCACAAAAAGATCAAATAGTAAAGGATGTCTATGTCAACTCATCCAAGGTTCTCAAATGAGTTCAAATGCTCTATCAAGTCTCGCCCATTTGTTATATGCAACTTGCAAACCCCCCTTCTATGATGAATATGGTAAACCTCTGACAATGAATATGGTCAATAGTTAATGGCACTACTCTCTTTATACCACACTTCCAATCCCTGCCTAATGCTCGGGGTTTAATTTCATTAGTCACCATATAACTAGCAATATTTGCAGGACATAATTTGATTGTATATTTTTTCCTGCATAGTTTACCAATCACTCTTATTACTAATATTTGATGGTTTCCCCTTCGCTCTGCCAAACATAATACCCCAGACTTTGTTTTATCAACAAGTCTGATATCATAAACCAGTGTAAAGAGAAATCCAATGATTTTTTTTAGTTAGCATCAGATATCCAGCTTATGTCGACTAATCGTGAGGGTGACCAACCCGATACatggaagttttccaccggcTACCAGGGTAAATCAGAGATCGTTTGCAGTGAGTAGCCTATCAACCCAACATTTTTAGGTCAACCGTCCATTAAGGgaaattcatccgttaattcgCTGAAGCTGAGATGTTTGGGAAACTGAGAAGGTGCTCTGCCAATGCACCATTGCCTCGGGAGCTGAAATCCAATGTTAATTGAACCTTTAGGAAAGGAACTTATGGTGTTGTGCTCAGGTCTCGTCGTCCCAAACCAGAATGATATGGTTTTATTACCGTATCATGTCGTACTGatagttttcttattttttaaatataaaatatattaactaaaaaaaaaattaatctagatatttaaaaaacaaaaaataacacacacatgtgtgtgtgtatatatatatatatatatatatatatatatatatatatatatatatatatatatatatatatatattaaattaatgagataattttattaaaGTTCAATTGAGTCTAGATTGAAATTATTAACCTAAGTTAtttaattaaactctaagttaAACCTTCACCCTATTTTGTGTCACTAGTGACTGTGGGAATCCCGCGGTCGCAAACCCGCGCGACGCCTACGTAGCCACCGCATTCACCTCACATAGGGCGGTAAACGAGTCAAGCTGAGCCAAACAGTAAGAGGCTTGAGTTCGACCTCGGCTCGTTATCCCTAAGCTCGAGCTTGGTACAAGTTCGATTCGAGCTTTAGTTCttaagttcgagctcggctcataacaaaattaaatagctcgagctcggctcgaaaaAAAACtcgtttaaaaattaaacaagcTTAGTTCGAGCTCGTTTAAGATAATTatctataataattaataatatattattatatttattatttatgtgatatttaattatatatatatatatatatatatatatatatatatatatatatatatatatatatatatataataataataataataataataataaaaatgagTCCCTTAACGAACATATTCGCGAGCCTCTTAACGAATATGTTCGCGAGCctctaaacgaacatgttcgcgagctcacgaaccAAATACTGTTAAGCTCGAGCTCCGCTCGATAATGTTTTCAAGCTTGAaatcaggctcgagctcggctcgttaattTAATCGAACAAACTTTCTTTCAAGCCGAGACccgaatagctcgcgagcggTTTGGCTCGTTTACACCCCTAGCCTCACGCGAAGCTTCCATGGCGAACACGAGGCCTCGAGGCACGCCAACACATGAATCGTGTTGATGCCGGTCGGCAAGTAGAACGAAATGTTTCGCTCATATCTGACGGTACTACACGAGATTCTAAACAGTGCTACAAAGTCCTACATACACTACTTCAATATCTAACCACTAGAGTCCTCGTACCACTTGTTAGGTCATAAGCACGCACAACAAAGTTAGGATAATTAATATGTAGCTTTTCTTAATTTGATATTATTATCAAAaaaatgatatgaatatttctgtTTCCAATAAATTATTTTAGTTATGTGACATTATTTTCAAATTAACTATATTCATATTCTTCCTTTTTGTTGTTATAATCATTCCAATGTAATAACACTTAgtcatttattattttgtttccGGTTCTTTTTTTTCATGTTGTCATGTCCAtccaattttttaattattaaattttaaattgctTTTGCCACAACGAAGAAAAAGTACAAACATATACAACCTCTGCCAGCCACCTCAGACGCTTGCTTAGTTCACCTACACCCTGACCCTCCACCGGACTActatttatataattaattatattactAGTGTCTATTGAAGGAGTGTCAAAGACGAGCTCCTTCTTCCTGATCGGATCTATCACAAGAACAAAGAAAGTTGTCATGAAACTTCTCTTCCTCTTAAAACAACCCATGTCCCATTGAAGCTTCCAACACTTCATCGCTTTTTCAACAGCCGTCTCTTCCTATCCAGGCTGCAGTAGTCTTCTGCGAtgaatttctttcctttttcacACAGGTTCCTCAATTTTTATCAAGATCTTATCGATTTCTGAATTTCAGCAACAATTGGAGACATATCTGAGATATCAACCAAGGTTGAATTAGTTCCTTCCAATCCAGATCCAACTCAACCAATCCATATAAGTTTGACATCTATAACAAACCTTCTCAAGACCAGGTTCTTCTCATTCAACCCTACTACAAATCGATCAATGTTGATGATTCCTTCTGATTCTCACATGATTTAGATGGTTTCTACCAAGATCCAACTGAATTCTAGCTGAATTTTCACCATTTCGATGACCCTCAAAACACATCAGAGATATCAACCAAAAATGAATCACCTAGTATCTTGCCAATCCTGATTTGTACTGGGCACAACCAAGTTTGACAACAACGGaaaactctattcttttctctgAAAATTTTCTTTGTCAAACAGAAAGTAGCATCATAATGCCTTTGCTTGTTCCTGTCTATCATGCCATTTACCTTCAACTTCAATTCCACTTGTCTCCTTTCCTTTCTGATCATCATCCAATCTCTAATTTTTAAATATGTaaatataaatctattttctctcttcatttccATCGCTTCAAGCAAACACATGTTCATCATACTAAACTGTGTCTGTTCCAACTATTTGGAACCAGCTATATATGAATCTTGTCTCTCCATAGAGTTAAACAAGTGCTTGAAAGAAATATGAGTagagaaaatatcaaattttCTTTTACCTTCACTTTGTTTCTCTACCTTTTTCTTCTCTCTTTCCCTTATATTTTCTCACCTACCAGGAAACACAGCCTCAAGTTGAAACAGTTTATATAACCAGGCAGGCTGGCGTGTTAGTTATATCACCCTCTTCTAGTTCAACCAGTTCAACAGATCAAACTTTGACCAATGCTATCATGATATTATCCTCCATCTAACAAAGCTTCTGCTTGATTCGATAAGAAACTTATATATACATACCAGTGAGTTGATGCCCCGCCCTAGACCACAGTTACATTCTCAGCtccttcttgtctatcttattatccttgaatttattttttttcattgttCTTCTCCTTGACTTTGTTTGCCATCAATTAGGGATTGTAGGTACTCACATTTTTCGATGTCGCCCAAATCCAAACCTAATAAAACACAAATCCAGTGAAAATGTGCCTCTCTACATATCTGACTTAATCAATCCTTCAataattgaaatatttttctTGGTTATCACTCTATTTCACATCAACAAATAAACTGCAATTTGAGAGGATGGTCAATCCTTTAGCTCACCTTTTGTTTACTAAGGTTGGATCTACAGATTCCAATATATGTAAACCACAAAGGAGACATTAGGACTTCTTGCAAACGTATCAACTTTTAACAGACTTCAATTCTAACCCGACATTTATCAGAGAAGTATTTATCAAATATAACATTATATAATTTTAGATGCTGAAAAATATTAGAACTGACATAAGTTGTAAAGTGCTAGACTTTGATTGCCAATCCATCGAGACAACAATCAGAATGTATATTGATGTAGTTGGGGAATGTTCAAGTGTTACTCTATATTGTGGTTTTCAGTACTGTTTTCTTTGGCAAGTAATTAAGTGGAAACTGAtcctaatttcataaatatttgaCATGTATGCATTACACAGTTATACATAGGTTGGCCAAGCTTGGTTAGGCATTGTATGACGAGATCCTATGGGTAAAGGTATGCATCCCAGTTATCAGCATACCCTGAAATCACGTTCACATCTATATTTTGTCTAACTCATGTGCACAGACATGTGCATCCACAACCAATCTCAGAAATATAATGTGATTAAGCAACAGAAAAAACAGACCAACAATCTTAGAAATATAATGTTACTAAGCCTCTGAAAACACAAACCTACTTACCTTTCAAGCTTGTAGTGTAGAGCAAAGTAAGTAGATTATATTACCTTTTCACATTTTGTGAAGTGTTCGGAAAAAACATAAATATGTAAATAAGCAATGAAACCATTTCTCCACAACACAAATAAAATTTAATGACTGCTTCATGCTACAAGTTGTTGTGAAATGACAATAAGAACGAAAATTCACAATTAGTTTCTCAACAAATTCAGTACTAATGCAGAAACAATTTATTACTCAAGACTGTGCTTTGCATTCCAATGTATCACTTATAAAAATTGTAACACATGCATATAACAAGTTACCTACTGAGTTTCTCATAGGATAGTTATAAAATGTCGCTTAAAGAAAAATGGATTGACTTTATGAGAAACAAGTTTAGGCTGTTTCAAAATAGCATGCATAAATGAGATAAATTTACCCCAAAATCTGTCTGTGAACAGATGCAGTAAAATCAAAATACCTGCAAAGTGGTGCAGTACAATGGAAGCTGCAACGGTGACATTGAGCGATGCAGTCCCACATCCGTATTGAGGAATGTAAACAAAAAAGTCACAAATCTCACATTCTTTGGCAGAGAGTCCGGTGCCCTGGCCAAAGCaggaaaaatattaataaaactaCGTTATTAATGGCAAAAAAAGGTAGATAATGAGAAAAGGAGCAAGGTTTAGTGCTGGGAAACACGAAGCAGACCTCGTTACCGAGGAGAAAAGCTGTACTCTTCCTGAAAGGGTGTTGGGTGATGGCGAACGCCCCATCGGTGATCTCCACCCCACATATGTCGCATTTCCTCTCCTCCTAAAAACAGGATAAAAAGTAGGTAAGGGAAATTTGATCGACGGGAATCGAAAGCCCTAGATTTCATAGGAAACAAAAGTAAGTGCCTTGAGGTATAGGCGAGCATGGGAGAGGGAGTGGAAATGACGGAAGCGGAGGTGCGAGGTGGAGCCATGGCTCCCGAAGGCATTGAAGTCGCGGCGGCCGACGAGGACGATCTCCGAGACGCCGAAGGCGGTGGCACTGCGGGCCATAGTCCCGATGTTGTGGCGCTTCGCCACGTTGTGCACCACCACGAGGCTCTCTACGACTGGCTGTTCAGGCGGCGCGGCGGCCGCCTCTGCGTCCATAACAGCGCCGATGGGGGTGTGGGCCGGGACCGCCGGACAGACCCAGAGTCCCAGATAGTGGCCAAAATGATTGATATTTTCacccttttatatttttaaatagattttttttaaaaaaaacttgaaagAAATAAATTAAGGCATACGTAAAATTGGTgcgtaaaaaaaaattgaaatgtaGCGACAAAACGGTGATTCTCTCGTCCCAGGTCTTCGTGAGTCCAACTCTATCTCGAGTGCCCATACAAAAGAGTTAAATTTTGGATTGACTACTAATAAATCCATCATCACGGCAAATTGAAAATCTTTCAtctaatccaacctaatcttaggAGCATTACAGATTAAATATGTCAgtccattaaaaaataaaaaatataaacaaatccTTATAATTCATTGAATCGAatcatttcataattaattttttaaaaaaaagtaatcCTTATAAAAATTCTTATATTAACAAAACTAATTGATATAGAAAATTCTAACTttcattaatattatatatatatatatatatatagcgagAGATTTGGAGGTGTATTTAATATTAgacttttaattaatttgaatgacTTTTGTGGCGGATATATGTGGACGGGTCATCCACTCGGTGAGAAGGTGGAGTTGGTGTACTGCTAGTTTCTCCTCTGAATGAACGGATGCATCTGGCCATCCGGCTAGACCATCGAGCAACCAATAACGAGGCTGAGTATGAGGTCCTCATAGCGGGCTTACAGGCCgctcgacatgtgggagccgTCAAAGTTTTGATCCACTCAGATTCTCAGCTAGCCGCTTAGCAGCTTGTCGGGAACTTTGAGATAAGCAACTCAAGGTTCAGACTCTACGCCGAGACATTCGAGAGGCTAAAGGGCAATTTCGAAGAAGTGATCATACAAAAGATTCCCCGATCAGAAAATCAAGATGCTGATGATTTAGCCAAGCTCGCCAGTTccatatcaccggtcgtcattcaACAACCGGTCGAATAGGTAGCCCTAGTAGCTCACATAGACAGGATGGAAGGGCTCGCCTTTCCCCATCATTGGCGGACGACCATAACGGAGTTCTTGAAGTCCGAGGCCACACcctccgatcgggatgaagcgcATTCGCTTCGTAAAAGAGCTGGTCATTTCGCCCTGATCAAAGAACAGGTTTATAAGAAAGCATGCTCCAGGCCTTTAATTAAGTACGTCGGTCCGGAAGACGTCGACTATATACTATAAGAGGTGCATCAAGGGTCCTGCGGAGGACATCCGAGCGGCCGCTCATGAGCAAGAAAGGTCCTTttagccgggtatttttggccaacactaCAGGAAGATGCCGCTCAGATAGTCAACATGTGTCTGTCTTGCCAAAAATACCATAGCTTCTCGCATCGACCGACGGAAGAGATGAAGTCCTCCACCGTGTCCTAtccattcgatcaatggggcatgaacATCGTAGGGTCGTTTCCTATGGTACCCGGGCAGCGAAAATTCTTACTGGTGGCGgttgactatttctccaagtagATTGAGGCTGAGCCGTTAGCGAAGATAACTGAGTAAATGGTcatgaagttcatctggcagcatatcatctgtcggttcggcattccccgTCGGCTCATTTCGGACAACGGCAGACAGTTCTCAGGTTAGCAACTAaaggaatggtgcgaggggtacgacatccaacaagccttcacctctgtTGTATACCCGCAGAGTAACGGGCAAGCCGAGGTAGCGAATCGGGAAATCTTACTGGTTCttcaagctcggctcgatcatAAAGGGAGAAGCTAGGTGGACGAGCTACTAGGTGTATTGTGGGTGATCCGTACAACGCTTAAGGAAGGGGCGGGGGTCACCCCACTCCACTTGATATACGGA
This genomic stretch from Zingiber officinale cultivar Zhangliang chromosome 7A, Zo_v1.1, whole genome shotgun sequence harbors:
- the LOC122002770 gene encoding uncharacterized tRNA/rRNA methyltransferase YsgA-like isoform X1, translated to MDAEAAAAPPEQPVVESLVVVHNVAKRHNIGTMARSATAFGVSEIVLVGRRDFNAFGSHGSTSHLRFRHFHSLSHARLYLKEERKCDICGVEITDGAFAITQHPFRKSTAFLLGNEGTGLSAKECEICDFFVYIPQYGCGTASLNVTVAASIVLHHFAVWAGFCERNREGNKFSVADKPLKQMRRNYCAESVEAIVEERKSRKQSAGFDIFEENGTSDSKVGNVLESLFQG
- the LOC122002770 gene encoding uncharacterized tRNA/rRNA methyltransferase YsgA-like isoform X2 encodes the protein MDAEAAAAPPEQPVVESLVVVHNVAKRHNIGTMARSATAFGVSEIVLVGRRDFNAFGSHGSTSHLRFRHFHSLSHARLYLKEERKCDICGVEITDGAFAITQHPFRKSTAFLLGNEGTGLSAKECEICDFFVYIPQYGCGTASLNVTVAASIVLHHFAGIRRSFPVFVRESTDSILAYGIRAQINGIDSYPLY